The following coding sequences are from one uncultured Cohaesibacter sp. window:
- a CDS encoding glycoside hydrolase family 3 C-terminal domain-containing protein, with protein sequence MSEFQSEAQMSAQKRTGTTTFDEAVAKVRSGVSAEALAASLYEQLEPNEQLALLHGDTPFWEGRHGIMEFGYNHIPYGMGSNKRLGIPGVHFIDGPRGVVVGEATAFPVSMARGASWDVELEEEIGQAIGLEVRASGGNFFGGVCINLPRHPAWGRIQETYSDQSVLIGEMGAALVRGVKPNAMPCIKHYALNSMENARFDVDVQCDQQTMHEDYLPHFRRAMEAGAASIMCAYNKINGSWASANANLLTEILRDQWGFEGFVISDFVWAIRDAADSLDAGMDLEAPFAQLRADQLPEALASGKVGWDKVKASALRLISTQLRHYAFRVQSEPQKGILASQMHRDLAQKAAEKSMVLLRNEPIEGRPVLPINKNSLNSIAVLGRLSDLPNTGDKGSSNVHASHVVTPLEGLTAALSEKLILHADGSDPDAAAKLAEKADVAVVVVGYTAAEEGEWVNGRIYARDDLMKLYPEPKTDEERAVLSTMLERLEAAKGKAEIGGDRKELGLLPESVELIRKVSAVNSRTVVVVQTAGAVMITDWYEEVPALVLGWYAGMEGGHALANLLLGRANFSGRLPYAMAASEEDLPYFDAAATQIAYDRWYGQRKLAHDGKKALFPLGFGLSYTDFSINNVRVTEKTQDGLLLSVDVANTGDCSGQINIQIYGTCPNGQRAGERELLGFALADLKSGERSQLSIHSSLRPLSQWDQQSLRFVPPVGDVVIEASPYWGATDGACTTLEI encoded by the coding sequence ATGAGCGAATTCCAATCTGAAGCGCAAATGAGTGCGCAGAAACGAACCGGTACGACCACCTTCGATGAGGCTGTTGCAAAGGTGCGGTCCGGTGTCTCAGCTGAAGCGCTTGCAGCCTCACTGTATGAGCAACTAGAGCCAAACGAACAGCTTGCCTTGCTTCACGGAGACACTCCTTTCTGGGAAGGACGTCACGGGATCATGGAGTTTGGCTATAATCACATCCCATATGGAATGGGTTCAAATAAGCGTCTCGGAATCCCTGGAGTTCATTTCATTGATGGACCTCGCGGAGTTGTGGTCGGAGAAGCTACGGCATTCCCGGTTTCCATGGCTCGCGGAGCATCATGGGATGTTGAGCTTGAAGAAGAGATCGGTCAGGCTATCGGCTTGGAAGTGCGCGCAAGCGGCGGCAACTTCTTCGGAGGTGTCTGTATCAACCTTCCACGCCATCCTGCTTGGGGGCGTATTCAGGAAACCTATTCAGATCAATCGGTGTTGATTGGAGAAATGGGAGCCGCTCTCGTGCGCGGTGTAAAACCGAACGCCATGCCATGCATCAAGCACTATGCGCTGAATTCGATGGAAAATGCGCGCTTTGATGTGGATGTGCAATGCGATCAACAGACCATGCACGAAGATTATTTGCCCCATTTCCGTCGCGCTATGGAAGCGGGTGCGGCTTCTATCATGTGCGCTTACAACAAGATCAACGGTTCTTGGGCAAGCGCCAATGCAAATTTACTGACTGAAATACTGCGTGACCAATGGGGCTTTGAAGGCTTTGTCATCAGTGACTTCGTTTGGGCCATTCGCGATGCTGCGGACTCTCTGGACGCGGGAATGGATCTTGAGGCCCCATTTGCGCAGCTGCGGGCGGATCAGTTGCCTGAAGCACTGGCGAGCGGCAAAGTCGGCTGGGACAAAGTTAAAGCATCGGCTTTGCGTTTGATATCCACGCAATTGCGTCATTATGCCTTCCGAGTTCAAAGCGAGCCGCAAAAGGGCATCTTGGCGAGCCAAATGCATCGAGATCTAGCCCAGAAAGCTGCAGAAAAGTCGATGGTTTTGCTGCGTAACGAGCCGATTGAGGGACGGCCTGTATTACCGATCAATAAGAATAGTCTGAACAGCATTGCAGTTCTGGGGCGTCTTTCCGACTTGCCAAATACTGGCGACAAAGGATCGTCAAATGTTCATGCCTCACATGTCGTGACGCCGCTAGAGGGGCTGACTGCTGCACTGTCAGAAAAGTTGATCTTGCATGCAGATGGTAGTGATCCGGATGCCGCGGCAAAACTCGCCGAAAAAGCCGACGTTGCGGTCGTTGTTGTCGGCTACACCGCAGCGGAAGAGGGCGAATGGGTAAACGGGCGCATTTATGCCCGCGATGATCTCATGAAGCTTTACCCCGAGCCAAAGACGGACGAGGAGAGGGCGGTTCTTTCCACCATGCTTGAGCGGCTTGAAGCAGCAAAAGGCAAAGCCGAAATTGGTGGTGATCGCAAGGAACTTGGCCTTTTGCCAGAATCCGTGGAATTGATCCGCAAAGTCAGCGCAGTCAACTCACGCACCGTTGTTGTTGTGCAGACGGCTGGGGCGGTCATGATTACCGATTGGTATGAAGAAGTGCCTGCTCTGGTTCTGGGCTGGTACGCCGGCATGGAAGGCGGACATGCGTTGGCCAATCTCCTTTTGGGCCGCGCAAATTTTTCCGGAAGATTGCCATATGCCATGGCTGCCTCCGAAGAGGATCTGCCATATTTTGATGCCGCAGCAACTCAAATTGCCTATGACCGCTGGTATGGACAGCGCAAGCTGGCTCATGACGGCAAGAAAGCTTTATTCCCGCTCGGGTTTGGCCTCTCCTATACGGACTTTTCGATCAACAACGTCCGAGTGACGGAGAAAACGCAAGATGGTCTGCTCTTGTCTGTTGATGTCGCCAACACCGGAGATTGCTCCGGGCAGATCAATATTCAGATCTACGGAACCTGCCCAAACGGGCAAAGAGCTGGCGAGAGAGAGCTGCTCGGGTTCGCTCTCGCAGATCTCAAGTCAGGCGAGCGATCACAGCTTTCAATCCACTCCAGTCTACGGCCGCTATCACAATGGGACCAGCAAAGCCTTCGATTTGTTCCCCCTGTTGGAGACGTCGTGATAGAAGCATCCCCATATTGGGGAGCAACGGACGGAGCCTGCACAACCTTGGAAATTTAA